In one window of Henckelia pumila isolate YLH828 chromosome 1, ASM3356847v2, whole genome shotgun sequence DNA:
- the LOC140875562 gene encoding uncharacterized protein isoform X1: MPYIDKIYFNNQLIPEPRSIQAFSRRTKSFFHTFAFSMAGNKDEGGGQDAAERIKVAALSAAKGLSRAQAERAAAAAVRNVNAYGQKEEGPSRWQERKEAKRQMYLMSTEKQVRLGERKDSKSSVSITGAVSQCQKCFQTGHWTYECKNERVYISRPSRTQQLKNPKLRMKVSISYDLDNPDIPKEEKAEKRVKKSKRKHKSNTGSDNDSEASVFESDSDASSVTGSDDSAGGSESSYSSSTDSEEERRRKRKNKKKKLGKRRHRRYSSSPESSESYSATESDSDDKSSRRRSKSRRHGKKH; encoded by the exons ATGCCATATATTGATAAAATCTATTTCAATAACCAGTTGATTCCCGAACCGCGATCAATTCAGGCCTTTTCTCGAAGAACTAAAAG TTTCTTTCATACTTTTGCTTTTAGCATGGCTGGCAACAAAGATGAAGGTGGTGGTCAGGATGCGGCAGAAAGGATCAAGGTCGCTGCCTTGTCAGCTGCGAAGGGTCTTAGCCGAGCTCAGGCCGAGCGTGCGGCTGCAGCAGCTGTTCGGAATGTGAATGCATATGGGCAGAAAGAAGAAGGACCTAGTAGATGGCAGGAGAGGAAAGAAGCCAAGAGGCAAATGTACTTGATGAGTACTGAGAAGCAAGTGAGATTGGGTGAAAGGAAGGATAGCAAGAGTTCAGTATCGATAACTGGTGCAGTTTCTCAATGCCAGAAATGCTTCCAAACTGGACATTGGACTTATGAGTGCAAGAACGAGAGGGTTTACATATCAAGACCATCAAGAACACAGCAACTTAAGAACCCGAAGCTTAGAATGAAGGTTTCAATTTCGTATGATTTGGATAACCCTGATATCCCAAAGGAGGAAAAGGCTGAGAAACGTGTGAAAAAGAGCAAGAGGAAGCATAAGTCCAACACTGGGTCCGATAATGACAGTGAGGCTTCGGTGTTCGAATCTGATAGTGATGCATCCTCAGTTACAGGGTCAGATGATTCTGCAGGGGGGAGTGAGTCAAGTTATAGCTCATCAACTGATTCAGAGGAGGAGAGGAGGAGAAAGCGgaagaataaaaaaaagaagCTAGGAAAGAGAAGGCATAGGAGGTATAGCTCCTCGCCGGAGTCTTCTGAGTCATACTCAGCTACAGAATCTGATTCTGATGACAAGAGCAGCCGGAGAAGGAGCAAAAGCAGGAGGCATGGCAAAAAGCACTGA
- the LOC140875562 gene encoding uncharacterized protein isoform X2, with the protein MAGNKDEGGGQDAAERIKVAALSAAKGLSRAQAERAAAAAVRNVNAYGQKEEGPSRWQERKEAKRQMYLMSTEKQVRLGERKDSKSSVSITGAVSQCQKCFQTGHWTYECKNERVYISRPSRTQQLKNPKLRMKVSISYDLDNPDIPKEEKAEKRVKKSKRKHKSNTGSDNDSEASVFESDSDASSVTGSDDSAGGSESSYSSSTDSEEERRRKRKNKKKKLGKRRHRRYSSSPESSESYSATESDSDDKSSRRRSKSRRHGKKH; encoded by the coding sequence ATGGCTGGCAACAAAGATGAAGGTGGTGGTCAGGATGCGGCAGAAAGGATCAAGGTCGCTGCCTTGTCAGCTGCGAAGGGTCTTAGCCGAGCTCAGGCCGAGCGTGCGGCTGCAGCAGCTGTTCGGAATGTGAATGCATATGGGCAGAAAGAAGAAGGACCTAGTAGATGGCAGGAGAGGAAAGAAGCCAAGAGGCAAATGTACTTGATGAGTACTGAGAAGCAAGTGAGATTGGGTGAAAGGAAGGATAGCAAGAGTTCAGTATCGATAACTGGTGCAGTTTCTCAATGCCAGAAATGCTTCCAAACTGGACATTGGACTTATGAGTGCAAGAACGAGAGGGTTTACATATCAAGACCATCAAGAACACAGCAACTTAAGAACCCGAAGCTTAGAATGAAGGTTTCAATTTCGTATGATTTGGATAACCCTGATATCCCAAAGGAGGAAAAGGCTGAGAAACGTGTGAAAAAGAGCAAGAGGAAGCATAAGTCCAACACTGGGTCCGATAATGACAGTGAGGCTTCGGTGTTCGAATCTGATAGTGATGCATCCTCAGTTACAGGGTCAGATGATTCTGCAGGGGGGAGTGAGTCAAGTTATAGCTCATCAACTGATTCAGAGGAGGAGAGGAGGAGAAAGCGgaagaataaaaaaaagaagCTAGGAAAGAGAAGGCATAGGAGGTATAGCTCCTCGCCGGAGTCTTCTGAGTCATACTCAGCTACAGAATCTGATTCTGATGACAAGAGCAGCCGGAGAAGGAGCAAAAGCAGGAGGCATGGCAAAAAGCACTGA